The Leptospira montravelensis nucleotide sequence CAGAAAATTTTTGGCCCTTATAGTAATAGATACTTTCCAATCCAAGACTCAAGTCTGGATCATTATCCATAACCACCTCTCCGCAATGAACCAGAGAGGTGAGTAGGAGAAATAAAATTGGAATTTGTTTTAGTTTCACTAATATGTATGAATCAATAAAACTAATTAGTTTGCAGATCCGCCGGTTCCAATGAGTTTTCCAGAAAGGAGAATTCCATTCACTTCAGACCCATTATTCACATGGTAATGATAACGAGTGTTTGAGGTTTTGGTAGTATTATAATCGGTTGCACCCGCCCAAGTCGTTGGAACGGCTGTATCTAATCCGCCTCCAGTGCACTTTGTACTACTACTTGCTCCGCCTAAAGTAAATCCAGTGGTTAAACCCGTTGTAGTCGAATCATGTTTTTTTCCAAAAATCAAATAACCGTCTTGGGCTATACCAACCAATTTACTATCGTTGTTGGAAATTTTCGGCGGTTCTACATGGTAATGGTAAGAACCGGTATTCGTCGGGTGACCTTGTGATGAATCAAACGTGTAATACTCGGTAGAGAGGGAATCACCAGGAGCTGCTTGGTCATTGTAAATGGCGATTCCGTTGGTAGATACACCAATCATTCCGAAGCTAGAAGTTGTTGCTGTTGTATTTTGGTTATCTTTAGGAACAGTTAAGGTATAGTTTTGTGATTTGATTAGATTAGGATTTTTAGCATTTGCCTGACCCGAATTGACATACATAGTCGATTCATACCCGGCACTAGAAGAACCCCAATAGATACTTTTGTAGGTAGGAACGGAAGTAAATTTAAATACATAATTAGATCCGCTGACAGACACAGTCACACAAGTAAAACTTGTCTGAATCCAATTAGGAACTCCAGCACCGAAGGTCGTTGTACAAGTTCCCGTATATTCAGAAGAACTACCTAGCAATCCAAGTATAGCTAATGAAGTTAAATCTGTGTCCTTTTTTTCACTTGCACAGTTCATAAAGAAAACGAAGACAAACGCTAAAGAAAATGTTTTTTTAAACATAGGGAAAAACATAGGAAGTATAAATCGTATGTAAAGTTTATTTTAACCGATTAGGTTTTTCGATAAAACAAATTGATAACAATCGAGGGGATACACCAGGGAATTATACGCAAACAATTCAGCTTGGCAAAGAACGTTTTTAATAGAAATTCTGAGTATCCCGAAGAATGAATTGATCAGATTATTTTTTTCTCAAAACAGATAGCGGTGGGATCTGTTACCCATTTCCCAAACGTGGGAATTTCTTTGAATCCAAAGTTTTTATATAAAGTTAATGCCTCTGGTTGTGGGGCACCAGCTCGTAAAATCATGGAAGAATATAAATCGATTCGTGCTTGTTTTTCTATCTCATTTAACAAAGATTTGGCGACATGATTCTTTCGAAACTTGGGGATTACATAAACGGAATCCAACTCACACTGCATATCGTTAAACCTAGTATATGCGGCCGATCCCATCACTTCACCAGTTGCAGGATGTTCTGCGAGGAAAAACCTTCCACGTGGCGGCAAAAAA carries:
- a CDS encoding YHYH protein is translated as MNCASEKKDTDLTSLAILGLLGSSSEYTGTCTTTFGAGVPNWIQTSFTCVTVSVSGSNYVFKFTSVPTYKSIYWGSSSAGYESTMYVNSGQANAKNPNLIKSQNYTLTVPKDNQNTTATTSSFGMIGVSTNGIAIYNDQAAPGDSLSTEYYTFDSSQGHPTNTGSYHYHVEPPKISNNDSKLVGIAQDGYLIFGKKHDSTTTGLTTGFTLGGASSSTKCTGGGLDTAVPTTWAGATDYNTTKTSNTRYHYHVNNGSEVNGILLSGKLIGTGGSAN
- a CDS encoding GNAT family N-acetyltransferase, with amino-acid sequence MKNQNFVIRMVETFDPNSKLCMDHLWEEIQNRYGFQAPNPMDFHDFLPPRGRFFLAEHPATGEVMGSAAYTRFNDMQCELDSVYVIPKFRKNHVAKSLLNEIEKQARIDLYSSMILRAGAPQPEALTLYKNFGFKEIPTFGKWVTDPTAICFEKKII